In Streptomyces alboniger, the following are encoded in one genomic region:
- the speB gene encoding agmatinase, whose product MSSAETPTTPRGPVDSSRIPRYAGPATYARLPRLDEVGGKTDVAVVGVPFDSGVSYRPGARFGGNAIREASRLLRPYNPAQDASPFALAQVADAGDISANPFNINEAVETIEAAADDLLGSGARMMTLGGDHTIALPLLRSVAKKHGPVALLHFDAHLDTWDTYFGAEYTHGTPFRRAVEEGILDTEALSHVGTRGPLYGKKDLTDDEKMGFGIVTSADIYRRGADEVADQLRQRIGDRPLYISIDIDCLDPAHAPGTGTPEAGGMTSRELLEILRGLSSCNLVSADVVEVAPAYDHAEITAVAASHTAYELTTIMSRQIAAGRAAGTEQNAK is encoded by the coding sequence ATGAGCAGCGCCGAGACCCCGACGACCCCCCGCGGCCCCGTCGACTCCTCCCGCATCCCCCGGTACGCGGGTCCGGCGACGTACGCGCGACTGCCCCGCCTCGACGAGGTCGGCGGCAAGACCGACGTCGCGGTGGTCGGCGTGCCCTTCGACAGCGGTGTCTCCTACCGCCCGGGCGCCCGCTTCGGCGGCAACGCGATCCGTGAGGCCTCCCGCCTCCTGCGCCCCTACAACCCGGCGCAGGACGCCTCGCCCTTCGCGCTCGCGCAGGTCGCCGACGCCGGTGACATCTCCGCGAACCCGTTCAACATCAACGAGGCGGTGGAGACCATCGAGGCCGCAGCCGACGACCTCCTCGGCTCGGGCGCCCGCATGATGACCCTCGGCGGCGACCACACCATCGCGCTGCCGCTGCTCCGCTCCGTCGCCAAGAAGCACGGCCCGGTCGCGCTGCTCCACTTCGACGCCCACCTGGACACCTGGGACACGTACTTCGGCGCCGAGTACACCCACGGCACGCCGTTCCGCCGGGCCGTCGAGGAGGGCATCCTCGACACCGAGGCGCTCTCCCACGTCGGCACGCGCGGCCCGCTGTACGGCAAGAAGGACCTCACCGACGACGAGAAGATGGGCTTCGGCATCGTCACCTCGGCGGACATCTACCGCCGCGGCGCCGACGAGGTCGCCGACCAGCTGCGCCAGCGCATCGGCGACCGCCCGCTGTACATCTCCATCGACATCGACTGCCTCGACCCGGCCCACGCGCCCGGCACCGGCACCCCCGAGGCGGGCGGCATGACCTCCCGCGAGCTGCTTGAGATCCTGCGCGGCCTGTCCTCCTGCAACCTCGTCTCGGCGGACGTCGTCGAGGTCGCCCCGGCCTACGACCACGCGGAGATCACCGCGGTGGCGGCCTCCCACACGGCGTACGAACTGACGACGATCATGAGCAGGCAGATCGCCGCCGGCCGCGCCGCCGGTACGGAGCAGAACGCGAAGTGA
- a CDS encoding ABC transporter ATP-binding protein yields MAEQRGWAKRLTGYAWRYPKDVVLALGSSLAGMAVMALVPLITKVIIDDVIGEDGQGGGRSMAPWAGALIGAAVLVYVFTYVRRYYGGRLALDVQHDLRTEMYGTITRLDGRRQDELSTGQVVGRATSDLQLIQGLLFMLPMTIGNILLFVISLVIMAWLSLPLTLVALAVAPALWFIARRSRSRLHPATWYAQAQAAAVAGVVDGAVSGVRVVKGFGQEDQETGKLREVGRKLFAGRLRTIRLNSRYTPALQAVPMLGQVAMLALGGWLAVRGEITLGTFVAFSTYLAQLVGPVRMLAMVLTVGQQARAGVERVLELIDTEPSMSDGTKELPADAPATVEFDEVGFAYEDDRPVLDGLSFQIAPGETLAVVGSSGSGKSTVSLLLPRFYDVTHGAVLIGGHDVRELTLDSLRSAIGLVPEDSFLFSDSVGANIAYGHPDATREQIEAAARAAQADRFIAELPDGYDTKVGEHGLTLSGGQRQRIALARAILTDPRLLVLDDATSAVDARVEHEIHEALRDVMAGRTTLLIAHRRSTLGLADRIAVLDDGRLADLGTHEELQERSALYRRLLTDPDELGGVSPGHALPADLPEDTSIRDELDAEFDAERGITPALWTGDRESTSAKDPALSGMPSTPELLAQVEALPPADDKPGIDEARAVRPEESYNLRRLLGGFGLPLLLSLLLVAVDAGMGLLLPVLIRHGIDEGVNQLALGAVWAASGLALAAVAVQWAAQTGELRMTGRTGERVLYSLRLKIFAQLQRLGLDYYERELTGRIMTRMTTDVDALSTFLQTGLVTAFVSVVTFFGIMAALLVIDVELALVVFATLPLLVVGTYFFRKASVQAYELARERVSAVNADLQESVAGLRIVQAFRRERSGAERFARNSASYREARVRGQWLISVYFPFVQFLSSVAVVAVLIVGAGRIQAGTLTTGALVAYLLYIDLFFAPVQQLSQVFDGYQQATVSLGRIQELLQEPTSTETADDPLVVPSLRGEIAFEDVRFAYTGEEAALTDVSLRIPAGQTVAFVGETGAGKSTLVKLVARFYDPTSGRVTVDGTDLRALDITAYRHRLGVVPQEAYLFAGTVRDAIAYGRPDATDAQVEAAARAVGAHDMIATLDGGYLHEVTERGRNLSAGQRQLIALARAELVDPDILLLDEATAALDLATEAQVNQATDRIAGKRTTLVVAHRLTTAARADRVVVMDDGRVAEDGTHEELLAREGRYARLWRTFVGEPVETV; encoded by the coding sequence GTGGCAGAGCAACGGGGATGGGCGAAACGGCTCACCGGGTATGCCTGGCGTTATCCGAAGGACGTCGTGCTCGCGCTCGGATCCTCGCTCGCCGGTATGGCCGTCATGGCCCTCGTGCCCCTGATCACCAAGGTGATCATCGACGACGTCATCGGCGAGGACGGCCAGGGCGGCGGACGCTCCATGGCCCCCTGGGCGGGCGCGCTGATCGGGGCCGCCGTCCTCGTCTACGTCTTCACCTACGTACGCCGCTACTACGGCGGCCGTCTCGCCCTCGACGTCCAGCACGACCTGCGCACCGAGATGTACGGCACGATCACCCGCCTCGACGGGCGGCGCCAGGACGAGCTGTCCACCGGGCAGGTCGTCGGCCGCGCCACCAGCGACCTCCAGCTCATCCAGGGCCTGCTCTTCATGCTGCCGATGACCATCGGCAACATCCTGCTCTTCGTGATCTCCCTCGTGATCATGGCCTGGCTCTCGCTGCCGCTCACCCTCGTCGCCCTCGCCGTCGCCCCCGCCCTGTGGTTCATCGCCCGCCGCTCCCGCTCCCGCCTGCACCCCGCCACCTGGTACGCGCAGGCCCAGGCCGCCGCCGTCGCGGGAGTGGTCGACGGCGCCGTCAGCGGCGTACGCGTGGTGAAGGGGTTCGGGCAGGAGGACCAGGAGACCGGGAAGCTCCGCGAGGTCGGGCGCAAGCTCTTCGCGGGGCGGCTGCGGACCATCAGGCTCAACTCCCGCTACACGCCCGCCCTCCAGGCCGTCCCCATGCTCGGCCAGGTCGCCATGCTGGCCCTCGGCGGCTGGCTCGCCGTGCGCGGCGAGATCACGCTCGGCACGTTCGTCGCCTTCTCCACCTATCTCGCACAGCTCGTCGGACCCGTGCGGATGCTCGCGATGGTCCTCACCGTCGGCCAGCAGGCCCGCGCGGGCGTGGAGCGCGTGCTCGAACTCATCGACACCGAGCCGAGCATGAGCGACGGCACCAAGGAGCTGCCCGCGGACGCCCCCGCGACCGTCGAGTTCGACGAGGTGGGGTTCGCGTACGAGGACGACCGGCCGGTGCTCGACGGGCTCTCCTTCCAGATAGCCCCCGGCGAGACCCTCGCCGTCGTGGGCTCGTCCGGCAGCGGCAAGTCGACCGTCTCGCTGCTGCTGCCCCGCTTCTACGACGTGACGCACGGCGCCGTCCTCATCGGCGGACACGACGTGCGCGAGCTGACCCTCGACTCGCTGCGGTCCGCCATCGGACTCGTCCCCGAGGACTCCTTCCTCTTCTCCGACAGCGTGGGCGCCAACATCGCGTACGGGCATCCCGACGCCACCCGGGAGCAGATCGAGGCCGCCGCGCGCGCCGCCCAGGCCGACCGGTTCATCGCCGAACTGCCCGACGGATACGACACCAAGGTCGGCGAGCACGGCCTCACCCTCTCCGGCGGCCAGCGCCAGCGCATCGCGCTGGCCCGCGCCATCCTCACCGACCCCCGCCTGCTCGTCCTGGACGACGCGACATCGGCGGTGGACGCGCGCGTGGAGCACGAGATCCACGAGGCGCTGCGGGACGTCATGGCGGGGCGCACGACGCTGCTCATCGCCCACCGCCGCTCCACCCTCGGCCTCGCCGACCGCATCGCCGTCCTCGACGACGGGCGCCTCGCCGACCTCGGCACCCACGAGGAGCTACAGGAGCGCTCCGCCCTCTACCGGCGCCTGCTCACCGACCCCGACGAGCTGGGCGGCGTCTCGCCCGGCCACGCGCTCCCCGCCGACCTGCCCGAGGACACCTCGATCCGCGACGAGCTGGACGCGGAGTTCGACGCCGAGCGCGGCATCACGCCAGCCCTGTGGACCGGTGACCGCGAGTCCACCTCCGCCAAGGACCCGGCTCTGTCCGGGATGCCGTCCACGCCCGAACTGCTCGCCCAGGTCGAGGCGCTGCCCCCGGCGGACGACAAGCCCGGCATCGACGAGGCGCGGGCCGTGCGCCCCGAGGAGTCGTACAACCTGCGCAGGCTGCTCGGCGGGTTCGGGCTGCCGCTGCTGCTGAGCCTGCTGCTCGTCGCCGTCGACGCGGGCATGGGGCTGCTGCTGCCCGTCCTGATCCGGCACGGCATCGACGAGGGCGTCAACCAGCTCGCGCTGGGCGCCGTCTGGGCCGCCTCCGGGCTCGCCCTCGCCGCCGTCGCCGTGCAGTGGGCGGCGCAGACCGGCGAGCTGCGGATGACGGGACGCACCGGCGAGCGGGTCCTGTACTCGCTGCGGCTGAAGATCTTCGCGCAGTTGCAGCGGCTCGGACTCGACTACTACGAGCGGGAGCTGACCGGGCGCATCATGACCCGGATGACCACGGACGTGGACGCGCTGTCCACGTTCCTCCAGACCGGTCTCGTCACCGCCTTCGTCTCCGTCGTCACCTTCTTCGGCATCATGGCCGCCCTGCTCGTCATCGACGTGGAGCTGGCCCTGGTCGTCTTCGCGACCCTGCCGCTGCTGGTCGTCGGCACGTACTTCTTCCGCAAGGCCAGCGTGCAGGCGTACGAACTGGCGCGCGAGCGGGTGTCCGCCGTCAACGCCGACCTCCAGGAGTCCGTCGCCGGCCTGCGCATCGTGCAGGCCTTCCGGCGCGAGCGCTCGGGCGCCGAGCGGTTCGCCCGCAACAGTGCGAGCTACCGCGAGGCCCGCGTGCGCGGCCAGTGGCTGATCTCCGTGTACTTCCCGTTCGTGCAGTTCCTGTCGTCCGTCGCCGTCGTCGCCGTCCTGATCGTGGGCGCGGGCCGGATCCAGGCGGGCACGCTGACCACCGGTGCGCTCGTCGCCTATCTGCTCTACATCGACCTGTTCTTCGCGCCCGTGCAGCAGCTCTCCCAGGTCTTCGACGGCTACCAGCAGGCCACCGTCTCGCTCGGCCGCATCCAGGAGCTGCTCCAGGAGCCGACGTCGACCGAGACCGCGGACGACCCCCTGGTCGTCCCCTCGCTGCGCGGCGAGATCGCCTTCGAGGACGTGCGGTTCGCCTACACCGGCGAGGAGGCGGCCCTCACCGACGTCAGCCTGCGGATTCCCGCCGGGCAGACCGTCGCCTTCGTCGGTGAGACCGGCGCGGGCAAGTCGACGCTGGTGAAGCTCGTCGCCCGTTTCTACGACCCCACGAGCGGGCGCGTGACCGTCGACGGCACCGATCTGCGCGCCCTGGACATCACCGCGTACCGCCACCGCCTCGGTGTCGTGCCGCAGGAGGCCTACCTCTTCGCGGGCACGGTCAGGGACGCCATCGCCTACGGGCGGCCCGACGCCACCGACGCCCAGGTCGAGGCGGCCGCCCGCGCGGTCGGCGCGCACGACATGATCGCCACCCTCGACGGCGGCTACCTCCACGAGGTCACCGAGCGCGGCCGCAACCTCTCCGCCGGGCAGCGCCAGCTCATCGCGCTGGCCCGCGCCGAGCTGGTCGACCCCGACATCCTGCTCCTCGACGAGGCGACCGCCGCGCTCGACCTCGCCACGGAGGCGCAGGTCAACCAGGCCACCGACCGCATCGCGGGCAAGCGCACCACGCTGGTCGTCGCCCACCGCCTCACCACGGCCGCCCGCGCGGACCGCGTCGTCGTGATGGACGACGGGCGCGTCGCCGAGGACGGCACGCACGAGGAGCTGCTCGCGCGGGAGGGGCGTTACGCGCGGCTGTGGCGGACCTTCGTGGGGGAGCCGGTGGAGACCGTCTGA
- a CDS encoding glycoside hydrolase family 3 protein has translation MSLEEKVGQLFVMHVYGHSATDLDPSDVDTNLRELGVRDAAELIARYRLGGVIYFGWAHNTRDPHQIAALSHGIQQAAAATRHLPVLISVDQEHGIVARVGAPATLLPGAMALGASGSHAHAREAARISGTELRALGIRQDYAPDADVNIDPANPVIGVRSFGADPEAVAGFVAAQVEGYRAAGIASAAKHFPGHGDTTDDSHTELPHIHHTREEWDRFDAPPFRAAIAAGVDCVMTAHIVVPALDPSGDPATLSRPIVTGVLREELGFDGVIATDSLAMRGVRTKYGDDRVAVLALRAGVDQLLNPPQPGVAWEAVLQAVRDGELTEDRIDESVLRVLRMKAKVGLLEGHWDGHLSREGDPYGFPATAGTADAVAAAVGIPAHLDTADRIAEATTTLLHNDNALLPLSPHTHREVLVVGADPRSPSGTTGPPTSVLADALSALGFTATALPTGTAPDGTAVEKAVAVARGMDAVLVATYNVSTHTVTARDNTQAANATLDRAPAHIAEPRAAETGEGGQSALVAALKATGVPVVALAIRNPYDVAHLPRVDAALASYSWTDVELRAAARVIAGRAAPQGRLPVPVRRADDPAQVLYPIGHGLTY, from the coding sequence ATGTCCCTGGAGGAGAAGGTCGGCCAGCTCTTCGTGATGCACGTGTACGGGCACTCGGCCACCGACCTCGACCCCTCCGACGTCGACACCAACCTCAGGGAACTCGGCGTGCGCGACGCCGCCGAGCTGATCGCCCGCTACCGCCTCGGCGGCGTCATCTACTTCGGCTGGGCCCACAACACCCGCGACCCGCACCAGATCGCCGCCCTCTCCCACGGCATCCAGCAGGCGGCGGCCGCGACGCGGCACCTCCCCGTCCTCATCTCCGTCGACCAGGAGCACGGCATCGTCGCCCGCGTCGGCGCCCCCGCGACCCTCCTCCCCGGCGCGATGGCCCTCGGCGCCTCCGGTTCGCACGCGCACGCCCGCGAGGCGGCCCGCATCTCGGGCACCGAGCTGCGCGCCCTCGGCATCCGGCAGGACTACGCCCCGGACGCCGACGTGAACATCGACCCCGCCAACCCCGTCATCGGCGTACGCTCCTTCGGCGCCGACCCCGAGGCGGTCGCGGGTTTCGTGGCCGCGCAGGTCGAGGGCTACCGGGCCGCGGGCATCGCCTCCGCCGCCAAGCACTTCCCCGGGCACGGCGACACGACGGACGACAGCCACACCGAGCTGCCGCACATCCACCACACCCGCGAGGAGTGGGACCGCTTCGACGCGCCGCCCTTCCGCGCGGCGATCGCCGCCGGGGTGGACTGCGTGATGACAGCGCACATCGTGGTGCCCGCGCTGGACCCGTCGGGCGACCCCGCGACGCTCTCCCGCCCGATCGTGACGGGCGTCCTGCGCGAGGAACTCGGCTTCGACGGCGTGATCGCCACGGACTCGCTGGCGATGCGCGGCGTCCGTACGAAGTACGGCGACGACCGCGTGGCCGTCCTCGCCCTCCGGGCGGGCGTGGACCAGCTGCTCAACCCGCCGCAGCCGGGGGTCGCGTGGGAGGCAGTCCTCCAGGCCGTCAGGGACGGCGAGCTGACGGAGGACCGCATCGACGAGTCGGTCCTGCGCGTGCTGCGCATGAAGGCCAAGGTGGGCCTCCTGGAAGGCCACTGGGACGGCCACTTGAGCCGTGAGGGGGACCCGTACGGCTTCCCGGCGACCGCAGGCACGGCCGACGCGGTGGCCGCCGCCGTCGGCATCCCCGCCCACCTCGACACCGCCGACCGCATCGCCGAGGCCACGACCACCCTGCTGCACAACGACAACGCCCTGCTGCCCCTCTCCCCCCACACGCACCGCGAGGTCCTCGTGGTCGGCGCGGACCCCCGCTCGCCGTCCGGCACGACGGGCCCGCCGACCTCGGTCCTCGCGGACGCCCTGTCCGCCCTCGGCTTCACCGCCACGGCGCTGCCGACCGGAACGGCCCCTGACGGCACGGCCGTCGAGAAGGCGGTGGCGGTGGCCCGGGGCATGGACGCGGTACTCGTGGCGACGTACAACGTCTCGACGCACACCGTCACGGCGAGGGACAACACACAGGCGGCCAACGCCACCCTGGACAGGGCCCCCGCCCACATCGCGGAGCCCCGCGCCGCGGAGACCGGTGAGGGCGGGCAGAGCGCCTTGGTGGCCGCTCTCAAGGCCACCGGCGTCCCCGTCGTCGCCCTCGCGATCCGCAACCCGTACGACGTGGCCCACCTGCCCCGTGTCGACGCCGCACTCGCCTCGTACTCCTGGACGGATGTCGAACTGCGCGCCGCCGCACGGGTGATCGCGGGCCGCGCCGCACCCCAGGGGCGGCTGCCGGTGCCGGTGCGGCGGGCGGACGACCCGGCGCAGGTGCTGTACCCGATCGGCCACGGGCTGACGTACTGA
- a CDS encoding serine hydrolase, whose translation MTRPVSGISRRARLLSVGLAAGVLVPLGAVATAAPAVAAPAPTVTCTSAQAGLAAKLTKDITAALKNRKGTIAVGLHDRTTKTTCTLRSGTSFDSASVVKATVLAALLWDAKKTERKLTERESDLAYAMITQSDNAATSTLWRQLGPTKIKAFLKAADMTKTVPGSGGYWGLTRINTADEQKLLALITAKNAVLSDNARAYMLKLMGKVVSSQRWGTPAGAPSGVAIHVKNGWLQRSTHGWRVHSIGAFKGGGHDYTISVLTHGNSTMNYGVATIQGVAKAIHKDLTPQAPAAGRYAPTETPREAFVAVPGA comes from the coding sequence ATGACTCGCCCGGTATCCGGGATATCCCGGCGTGCCCGTCTGCTCTCTGTAGGGCTCGCCGCCGGTGTTCTCGTGCCGCTCGGCGCGGTCGCGACCGCCGCGCCGGCCGTCGCCGCGCCCGCACCGACGGTCACCTGCACCTCGGCCCAGGCCGGCCTGGCCGCCAAGCTCACCAAGGACATCACCGCGGCGCTGAAGAACCGCAAGGGCACCATCGCGGTCGGTCTCCACGACCGCACCACGAAGACCACCTGCACCCTGCGCTCCGGGACCTCGTTCGACTCGGCCAGCGTCGTCAAGGCGACCGTCCTCGCGGCGCTGCTGTGGGACGCGAAGAAGACCGAGCGCAAGCTGACCGAGCGTGAGTCGGACCTCGCGTACGCCATGATCACCCAGTCGGACAACGCGGCGACCAGCACTCTCTGGCGCCAGCTCGGCCCGACCAAGATCAAGGCGTTCCTCAAGGCCGCCGACATGACGAAGACCGTGCCGGGATCGGGCGGCTACTGGGGCCTGACCCGGATCAACACGGCCGACGAGCAGAAGCTCCTCGCACTGATCACCGCCAAGAACGCCGTCCTGAGCGACAACGCGCGCGCCTACATGCTGAAGCTCATGGGCAAGGTCGTCTCCTCGCAGCGCTGGGGCACCCCGGCGGGCGCTCCGTCCGGCGTCGCCATCCACGTCAAGAACGGCTGGCTCCAGCGGTCGACCCACGGCTGGCGGGTGCACAGCATCGGCGCGTTCAAGGGCGGCGGCCACGACTACACGATCTCCGTGCTCACCCACGGCAACAGCACCATGAACTACGGCGTCGCCACGATCCAGGGCGTCGCCAAGGCCATCCACAAGGACCTGACGCCCCAGGCCCCCGCCGCCGGGCGCTACGCCCCGACAGAGACGCCGCGCGAGGCGTTCGTGGCGGTGCCCGGCGCCTGA
- a CDS encoding thiamine pyrophosphate-binding protein yields the protein MTHDHDLVLRPTPRQTEAALNPPAGRNGGDLVVETLAGLGATTVFGLPGQHALGMFDALRRSSLSYVGLRVENNTGFAADAYGRITGEVAPLLLSTGPGALTSLAALQEAAAGSSPVLAIGSQVPVAGLGGGRHGYLHELRDQQASFRDIVKSVHTVRTASQIPSAIAAAWESALTAPHGPVWVEIPQDVLLTETTLPVVTAMDATPDEVVPRPELTAVAADLLVRAERPAIIAGGGVVRSDASGKLLALAELVSAPVVTTFGGKGAFPWEHSLSLQSWLEDRHTTDFLEDADVLLVVGSGLGELSSNYHTFKPRGRVIQIEADAGKLESNHPGLGIHADARLALSALLETIDAPREDPSAPERVAALLEKVRERIAAQDLTLEQRILASVREALPDASPSFWDMTILAYWAWSAFDARRPNTMHSAQGAGGLGYGFPAALGAAVADPSQPVLAVSGDGGAMYSIAELATAKQYDLPVTWLIVDDGGYGILREYMSDAFGEATGTELTRPDFVKLAESFGVPGVRTTPESLRDDLAKALAEPGPSVVVLPALLRMFAPTHLG from the coding sequence ATGACCCACGACCACGACCTGGTGCTGCGCCCCACGCCGCGCCAGACCGAGGCCGCCCTGAACCCGCCCGCCGGGCGCAACGGCGGCGACCTCGTCGTCGAGACCCTCGCCGGCCTCGGCGCGACCACCGTCTTCGGCCTGCCGGGCCAGCACGCGCTCGGCATGTTCGACGCGCTGCGCCGCTCCTCCCTGTCGTACGTGGGTCTGCGCGTCGAGAACAACACCGGGTTCGCGGCGGACGCGTACGGCAGGATCACCGGCGAGGTGGCCCCGCTGCTGCTCTCCACCGGGCCGGGCGCGCTGACCTCGCTCGCCGCGCTCCAGGAGGCGGCAGCGGGCTCCTCGCCGGTCCTCGCGATCGGCAGCCAGGTGCCGGTGGCCGGGCTCGGCGGCGGACGCCACGGCTATCTGCACGAGCTGCGCGACCAGCAGGCGTCCTTCCGCGACATCGTGAAGTCCGTCCACACGGTCCGCACGGCCTCCCAGATCCCCTCCGCGATCGCCGCGGCCTGGGAGTCCGCGCTGACCGCGCCGCACGGCCCGGTCTGGGTGGAGATCCCGCAGGACGTGCTCCTCACCGAGACGACGCTGCCGGTCGTCACGGCGATGGACGCGACCCCGGACGAGGTCGTGCCGCGCCCCGAGCTGACCGCGGTCGCCGCCGACCTGCTCGTCCGCGCCGAGCGCCCGGCGATCATCGCGGGCGGCGGTGTGGTCCGCTCGGACGCCTCCGGGAAGCTCCTGGCCCTCGCCGAGCTGGTGAGCGCCCCGGTCGTCACGACCTTCGGCGGCAAGGGCGCCTTCCCCTGGGAGCACTCGCTCTCGCTCCAGTCGTGGCTGGAGGACCGGCACACCACCGACTTCCTGGAGGACGCCGACGTCCTGCTGGTGGTCGGCTCGGGGCTCGGCGAGCTGTCGTCGAACTACCACACGTTCAAGCCGCGCGGCCGGGTCATCCAGATCGAGGCGGACGCCGGGAAGCTGGAGTCCAACCACCCCGGGCTCGGCATCCACGCGGACGCGCGCCTCGCGCTCTCGGCGCTCCTGGAGACGATCGACGCGCCCCGCGAGGACCCGTCGGCGCCCGAGCGGGTGGCGGCGCTCCTGGAGAAGGTCCGCGAGCGGATCGCGGCCCAGGACCTCACCCTGGAGCAGCGGATCCTCGCCTCCGTGCGCGAGGCGCTGCCGGACGCGTCCCCGTCCTTCTGGGACATGACGATCCTCGCCTACTGGGCGTGGTCGGCCTTCGACGCGCGGCGCCCCAACACCATGCACTCGGCGCAGGGCGCGGGCGGCCTCGGCTACGGCTTCCCGGCGGCGCTGGGCGCGGCGGTCGCCGACCCGTCCCAGCCGGTCCTCGCGGTCTCCGGCGACGGCGGCGCGATGTACTCGATCGCCGAGCTGGCGACGGCCAAGCAGTACGACCTGCCGGTGACCTGGCTCATCGTCGACGACGGGGGCTACGGCATCCTGCGCGAGTACATGTCCGACGCCTTCGGCGAGGCGACCGGCACGGAGCTGACGCGGCCCGACTTCGTCAAGCTCGCGGAGTCCTTCGGGGTGCCGGGCGTGCGTACCACCCCGGAGTCGCTCCGGGACGACCTCGCGAAGGCGCTGGCGGAGCCGGGGCCCTCGGTGGTGGTGCTTCCGGCACTGCTGCGGATGTTCGCTCCGACACATCTCGGCTGA
- a CDS encoding S28 family serine protease codes for MRKVLRWLLSLVVLIGTASAAGATATAAEPNISDTPDIKEKLLAIPGMSLIEEKPYPGYRFFVLNYKQPVDHRHPSKGTFKQRLTVLHKDTDRPTVYYTSGYAVSTNPSRREPTQIVDGNQVSMEYRFFSPSRPEPADWSKLDIWQAATDQHRIHQALKPIYGKKWLATGISKGGMTATYYERFYPRDMAGIVSYVAPNDVVDKEDSAYDRFLARVGTKECRARIQAVQREAMVRREQLSEKLAARAAAEGHTFKTVGTLDKAFEAVVMDLVWGFWQYQPAATACGTIPDAATASDQTLFDYVDSVGGWSSYSDQGLAGYTPYYYQAGTELGAPTIKQPWLGDLSRYGYQPPRNFVPREIPMTFDPRAMRDVDRWVRHNAHRMMYVYGEYDPYGAEKFRPARGAEHDNHVLTAPGAHHGATVSQLTPAEKARATQRIQAWAGVPSASGKPLAAYDAKLDRRDVKKEQTLRP; via the coding sequence ATGCGCAAGGTGCTCAGATGGCTGTTGTCACTCGTGGTGCTGATAGGCACGGCGAGCGCGGCCGGGGCGACGGCCACCGCCGCGGAACCGAACATCTCGGATACCCCGGACATCAAGGAAAAGCTGCTCGCCATACCCGGCATGAGCCTCATCGAGGAGAAGCCGTACCCCGGCTACCGCTTCTTCGTCCTCAACTACAAACAGCCGGTCGACCACAGGCATCCGTCGAAAGGCACGTTCAAACAGCGCCTGACGGTCCTGCACAAGGACACCGACCGCCCCACGGTCTACTACACCAGCGGCTACGCCGTCTCCACGAACCCCAGCCGCCGTGAGCCGACGCAGATCGTCGACGGCAACCAGGTCTCCATGGAGTACCGCTTCTTCAGCCCCTCGCGCCCCGAGCCCGCCGACTGGTCCAAGCTCGACATCTGGCAGGCCGCCACCGACCAGCACCGCATCCACCAGGCGCTCAAGCCGATCTACGGCAAGAAGTGGCTGGCCACCGGCATCTCGAAGGGTGGCATGACCGCCACCTACTACGAGCGCTTCTACCCGCGCGACATGGCCGGCATCGTCTCCTACGTCGCGCCCAACGACGTGGTCGACAAGGAGGACTCCGCGTACGACAGGTTCCTCGCACGCGTCGGCACCAAGGAGTGCCGCGCCCGGATCCAGGCCGTGCAGCGCGAGGCCATGGTGCGCAGGGAGCAGCTGTCGGAGAAGCTCGCCGCCCGCGCCGCGGCCGAGGGCCACACCTTCAAGACCGTCGGCACGCTGGACAAGGCCTTCGAGGCCGTCGTGATGGACCTCGTGTGGGGCTTCTGGCAGTACCAGCCCGCCGCCACCGCCTGCGGCACCATCCCCGACGCCGCCACCGCGAGCGACCAGACGCTCTTCGACTACGTCGACTCGGTGGGCGGCTGGTCCTCCTACAGCGACCAGGGCCTCGCCGGGTACACGCCGTACTACTACCAGGCGGGCACCGAACTCGGCGCGCCCACCATCAAGCAGCCCTGGCTGGGTGACCTGAGCCGTTACGGCTACCAGCCGCCCCGGAACTTCGTGCCGCGCGAGATCCCGATGACGTTCGATCCGCGCGCGATGCGGGACGTGGACCGGTGGGTGCGGCACAACGCGCACCGGATGATGTACGTCTACGGCGAGTACGACCCGTACGGCGCCGAGAAGTTCCGGCCCGCGCGGGGCGCCGAGCACGACAACCACGTCCTCACGGCACCCGGCGCCCACCACGGGGCGACCGTCTCGCAGCTCACCCCGGCCGAGAAGGCGAGGGCCACGCAGCGGATCCAGGCGTGGGCCGGCGTACCGTCCGCCTCGGGCAAGCCGCTGGCCGCGTACGACGCGAAGCTCGACCGGCGGGACGTGAAGAAGGAGCAGACGCTGAGGCCCTAA